From Methanobacterium sp., a single genomic window includes:
- a CDS encoding 4Fe-4S binding protein: MRVKEFCMYCGECAGACPHNLIEVRENSLKFNKEDCKDCKICIQVCPVKALENEVNS; the protein is encoded by the coding sequence ATGAGAGTTAAGGAATTTTGCATGTATTGTGGGGAATGTGCTGGTGCATGTCCCCATAATCTCATAGAAGTAAGGGAAAATAGCTTAAAATTCAACAAAGAAGATTGCAAAGATTGCAAGATCTGTATCCAGGTTTGCCCTGTCAAAGCCCTGGAAAATGAGGTGAATTCATGA
- a CDS encoding TetR/AcrR family transcriptional regulator: MIIVSTEDIRKQKNEQRRNYILDIAEKLFFLNGYDDVSMNDIAREVGLNKSVIYRHFKNKESLYFAIVLRGTKIFNKMFKEKVKSNETGIEKLEEAGRAYFEFYKNYPDYHDAYLYSRSKRFELREIEHAQEIDLLTKDIMKTICDAIQKGIDDGTMRKGLKPMALAVFIAVTAERIVRLSPSTLNVLESQGINHEQFIEDSMDLWRHMVMNSIES, from the coding sequence GTGATTATAGTGTCAACTGAAGATATAAGGAAACAAAAAAACGAACAGAGGCGTAACTATATCTTAGATATAGCCGAAAAGTTATTCTTCCTAAATGGCTATGACGATGTTTCCATGAACGATATAGCTCGAGAAGTTGGGCTTAATAAATCTGTAATTTACCGTCATTTCAAAAATAAAGAGTCTTTATACTTTGCTATTGTCTTACGTGGAACTAAAATTTTTAACAAAATGTTTAAAGAGAAAGTTAAGTCCAATGAAACAGGAATAGAAAAACTCGAAGAAGCAGGTAGGGCTTATTTTGAATTTTATAAAAATTATCCTGACTATCATGATGCTTATCTCTACTCAAGATCAAAGAGATTCGAGCTCAGGGAAATAGAACATGCCCAAGAAATCGATTTACTGACAAAAGACATTATGAAAACAATCTGTGATGCGATACAAAAAGGAATCGATGATGGGACCATGCGAAAGGGTCTAAAACCTATGGCATTAGCTGTTTTTATTGCCGTAACTGCTGAAAGAATCGTGAGATTGAGTCCCAGCACTTTAAATGTTTTGGAAAGTCAGGGAATAAACCATGAACAGTTTATAGAAGATTCCATGGATCTCTGGAGACACATGGTCATGAATTCCATAGAAAGTTAA
- a CDS encoding phosphatase PAP2 family protein, which yields MTIYFKITENSKKQFAEFISNAAYAPLISIPVFALINYFLLDLADFIIITSACVIFTGLMPTLLVLWWLKGKNGNNNKIDMDIPERTDRNYPLLLVLLSYSIGVIVLYLLNAPLITTVLMFCYFSNTLIVFFINLYWKISIHSMGVAGPAAALIYVFGPAGILFTLIIPVVMWSRVYLKEHTLSQVIIGALLGFFSTAGQIYILI from the coding sequence ATGACAATCTATTTTAAAATCACAGAAAATTCCAAAAAACAATTTGCAGAGTTTATCTCAAATGCTGCTTACGCCCCTTTAATTTCAATTCCAGTGTTTGCACTAATTAATTATTTTTTACTTGATTTAGCAGATTTTATAATAATTACCAGTGCATGTGTTATTTTTACGGGTTTAATGCCCACTTTACTTGTATTATGGTGGCTTAAAGGTAAAAATGGAAATAACAATAAAATTGACATGGATATACCTGAAAGAACAGATAGGAACTATCCTCTTTTACTGGTACTTCTATCCTACTCAATAGGAGTTATTGTGCTGTATTTACTTAATGCACCGTTAATAACAACTGTTTTAATGTTCTGCTACTTTTCAAATACTCTAATAGTGTTTTTCATAAATCTCTACTGGAAAATAAGTATTCACTCCATGGGAGTTGCCGGACCAGCAGCAGCATTAATATATGTTTTCGGGCCAGCTGGAATATTATTTACATTAATAATCCCTGTCGTGATGTGGAGCAGAGTCTATTTAAAGGAACATACCCTGTCTCAGGTTATAATAGGTGCACTGCTTGGATTTTTTTCAACTGCAGGACAGATATATATATTAATTTGA
- a CDS encoding AIR synthase-related protein yields MKTEDEKSIQQSLKDKILEYKNINPEQASKMAYAVIEEVKHTLEIESCSDGFLKELIEYPRADVAMGEIGVGSRGEGDFFVHRKIADIVSSTHTSAFITPEAQDDGGVVKKSVESNDVYITTAVDGIHSRLSEYPFLGGFHVARAALRDVCVMGADPVAVISDLHLADDGDVGKLFDFTAGVCAVSELVNVPLVAGSTLRVGGDMVLGDRLVSAVGAIGISEYPPTARKRAEVGDVILMTEGSGGGTITTTAIYHGMFDVVRETMDINFIKASEAIFNAGLLSEVHAMTDVTNGGLRGDAHEISRTTGLGLTFSNDKIRELINPKVLDMLEELDIDPLGVSIDSLMIIAPEDVAEKVKKAISSVDVAISKIGYVDDSGKAKLIKDGAEEELKPLFREAAYTKIKKIVGDTEPQNFDIMREKVEKAALNAIKKKNRVVKFIREK; encoded by the coding sequence ATAAAAACTGAGGATGAAAAATCAATCCAGCAAAGTTTGAAAGATAAAATTCTGGAATATAAGAATATTAATCCAGAACAGGCTTCAAAAATGGCATATGCTGTAATTGAAGAGGTAAAACATACCCTGGAAATTGAATCATGCTCTGATGGGTTTTTAAAGGAATTAATAGAGTATCCCCGGGCAGATGTTGCAATGGGTGAAATTGGTGTTGGTTCTCGAGGTGAAGGAGATTTCTTCGTTCACAGAAAAATAGCAGATATTGTCTCAAGCACACACACTAGCGCTTTTATAACTCCTGAAGCTCAAGACGATGGAGGAGTGGTCAAAAAAAGCGTTGAATCAAATGATGTTTACATAACAACAGCGGTTGATGGTATACACTCCCGTTTAAGCGAATATCCATTTTTAGGAGGATTTCACGTTGCAAGAGCTGCACTTAGAGATGTTTGTGTCATGGGAGCAGATCCAGTTGCTGTTATAAGCGATTTACACCTTGCAGATGATGGGGACGTTGGAAAACTCTTTGATTTTACTGCAGGAGTTTGTGCAGTCTCAGAACTTGTAAACGTGCCACTTGTAGCTGGAAGTACGCTTCGAGTTGGTGGAGACATGGTTTTAGGCGATAGATTAGTGAGCGCCGTGGGTGCAATAGGAATATCAGAATATCCTCCAACTGCAAGGAAGCGCGCTGAAGTTGGGGACGTTATTTTAATGACTGAAGGTTCTGGAGGAGGAACCATAACCACAACAGCCATATATCACGGCATGTTTGATGTAGTACGTGAAACAATGGATATAAACTTCATAAAGGCATCAGAAGCCATATTTAATGCAGGATTACTCTCTGAAGTTCATGCCATGACCGACGTTACTAACGGTGGGCTTCGTGGAGATGCACATGAAATTTCAAGGACAACAGGGCTTGGATTAACATTCTCCAATGATAAGATAAGAGAACTGATAAATCCAAAAGTGCTTGATATGCTTGAAGAACTTGATATTGACCCTCTTGGAGTTTCTATAGATTCTCTGATGATAATTGCCCCTGAAGACGTTGCAGAGAAGGTTAAAAAAGCAATATCAAGCGTAGATGTAGCTATATCTAAAATTGGTTATGTTGATGACAGTGGAAAAGCGAAACTTATAAAAGATGGTGCTGAAGAAGAATTAAAGCCACTCTTTAGAGAAGCAGCTTATACAAAGATTAAAAAAATTGTTGGAGATACAGAACCTCAGAATTTTGATATAATGCGTGAAAAGGTTGAAAAAGCTGCTTTAAATGCAATAAAGAAAAAAAACAGAGTGGTAAAGTTTATAAGGGAAAAATAG
- the hisH gene encoding imidazole glycerol phosphate synthase subunit HisH — protein sequence MIVIIDYGSGNLKSIKNGFSKIGEETIVSQDIQKIEKADALILPGVGAFGKAMEQLENYKDLIHEHIDAGKPFLGVCLGQQILFTKSEESEGIKGLNVLKGEVLRLPEGLKIPHMGWNNLEIKNRCSLLEGIDNDYMYFVHSYYVKPEDENIIAATTSYGIDIPAAICKDNVFATQFHPEKSGEKGLNILKNFVNGI from the coding sequence ATGATAGTTATAATCGATTATGGGTCTGGAAATCTCAAAAGCATCAAAAATGGTTTTTCAAAGATAGGTGAAGAGACAATCGTATCTCAAGACATCCAGAAAATAGAAAAAGCTGATGCCCTGATCTTACCGGGAGTAGGAGCATTTGGAAAGGCCATGGAACAGCTTGAAAACTACAAGGATTTAATCCATGAACACATAGATGCAGGAAAACCATTTTTAGGTGTATGTTTAGGACAGCAAATTCTATTTACAAAAAGTGAGGAAAGTGAAGGAATAAAAGGATTAAATGTACTTAAAGGAGAAGTATTACGCCTACCTGAAGGTTTAAAAATACCTCACATGGGCTGGAATAATTTAGAAATTAAAAATAGGTGCAGTTTACTTGAAGGAATAGATAATGACTACATGTATTTTGTTCATTCTTATTATGTAAAGCCTGAAGATGAAAATATCATAGCAGCAACCACAAGTTATGGAATTGACATTCCAGCAGCCATATGCAAGGACAATGTCTTTGCTACACAGTTTCACCCTGAAAAGAGCGGAGAAAAGGGTTTAAATATTTTGAAAAACTTTGTAAATGGTATTTAA
- a CDS encoding sugar phosphate nucleotidyltransferase: protein MNSTTGMILCGGFGKRLRPLTERIPKPLIEIKDNYSILKGQNNYTILDKQIFDFKNAGVERVLLLTGFLSEKIQERYGNSYNGMKIEYVIEDEPLGTLNAIRLGMEHVNKGEQCVIRNGDVVADLNIKKMIYQGAKSDYPLSMFITKMVSPYGIVEISGDKLVSFKEKPLLDYYINGGVYFSNGEINFGDFEVGDIEKTVFPMMAKENQLGYYKENGLFWMAIDTSKELEEIKKEYKNREDKPWGYEKVLIYTEKYLTKELFIREGYQTSFHYHAEKDETMYILGGAGYIEFEDRKEYFEKNDTVRIEPGKLHSIVAMENTVLHEVSTPHLDDTIRVNDYYARAAHDKSVSP from the coding sequence ATGAACAGTACCACAGGCATGATACTTTGCGGCGGCTTTGGAAAAAGATTAAGACCACTTACAGAACGAATTCCCAAGCCTTTAATTGAAATTAAAGATAATTACTCCATTTTAAAGGGTCAGAACAATTATACTATCCTTGATAAACAAATTTTTGATTTTAAAAATGCTGGTGTAGAACGTGTGCTTCTTTTAACCGGATTTTTAAGCGAAAAAATCCAGGAACGATATGGAAACAGTTACAATGGAATGAAAATTGAATACGTAATAGAAGACGAGCCCCTCGGAACATTAAATGCCATAAGATTAGGTATGGAACATGTTAACAAAGGTGAACAGTGTGTAATACGGAATGGAGATGTTGTAGCTGATTTAAACATAAAAAAGATGATTTATCAGGGTGCAAAATCAGATTATCCTCTTTCCATGTTCATCACCAAAATGGTTTCACCATATGGTATAGTTGAAATAAGTGGGGATAAACTTGTTTCATTTAAGGAAAAGCCTCTTCTTGATTATTACATAAACGGGGGAGTTTATTTTTCAAACGGCGAAATTAATTTCGGCGATTTTGAAGTGGGAGATATTGAAAAAACAGTATTTCCAATGATGGCCAAGGAAAATCAGCTTGGTTATTACAAAGAGAATGGTTTATTCTGGATGGCAATAGACACCTCCAAAGAACTTGAAGAAATTAAAAAGGAATATAAAAACAGGGAAGATAAACCATGGGGATATGAAAAAGTGTTAATTTACACAGAAAAGTATCTTACAAAGGAATTATTTATAAGAGAAGGCTATCAGACCTCTTTCCATTACCATGCTGAAAAAGATGAAACCATGTACATATTAGGTGGTGCAGGTTACATAGAATTTGAAGACCGTAAAGAGTACTTTGAAAAGAATGATACAGTAAGAATAGAGCCAGGAAAGCTTCATTCAATAGTTGCAATGGAAAATACAGTTTTACACGAAGTTTCAACACCACATCTGGACGATACTATCCGTGTAAACGATTATTATGCCAGAGCTGCGCATGATAAGTCTGTATCTCCTTAA
- the cfbD gene encoding Ni-sirohydrochlorin a,c-diamide reductive cyclase catalytic subunit has translation MHPRPSPIAASLYTLRDMNTDVIILHGPHGCCFRTGRLLENDGVRVVTTAMSENDFIFGASAKLEETLKEVDSMFSPQLVGIVGTCASMIIGEDLKEAVSNADINAKVLIVESHGGLSEGDNTEGAIAVLEAASNGGIISKEETERQSKMLRLATEIEKTRGMAKGGYIAPSYGDDKDEIASILVEKLKNNKKTVIVLNAKKETSYLFSDILKIQFNKINPNNMPFIIANLDENTGLPRIRQHAANIKKELKNNGIEIDVITGGLDEYPVTGKKAVEALKDIDVDFVVVAGVPHALPIETLNAETLAITDGPRLVKPLKELGYTHVVTELDAHAKTLGVHEIVGSDFGDAVKKVLNKKID, from the coding sequence TTGCATCCAAGACCAAGTCCAATCGCAGCATCATTATATACATTAAGAGACATGAATACTGACGTTATCATACTGCACGGCCCTCATGGCTGTTGTTTTAGAACAGGAAGACTCCTTGAAAATGACGGTGTAAGAGTTGTAACCACTGCAATGTCTGAAAATGATTTTATCTTTGGAGCATCAGCCAAACTGGAAGAAACACTGAAAGAAGTGGATTCCATGTTCTCTCCCCAGCTTGTGGGAATTGTTGGAACCTGCGCCAGTATGATAATAGGGGAAGACCTTAAAGAGGCTGTTTCAAACGCAGATATAAATGCTAAAGTACTTATTGTTGAATCTCACGGAGGCTTAAGCGAAGGAGACAATACAGAAGGTGCAATAGCAGTTTTAGAAGCGGCAAGTAATGGAGGGATAATCTCAAAAGAAGAAACAGAAAGACAGTCAAAAATGCTTAGATTAGCTACAGAAATAGAAAAAACCAGAGGAATGGCCAAAGGAGGTTACATAGCCCCATCGTATGGTGACGATAAGGATGAAATAGCTTCCATACTTGTTGAAAAATTAAAAAACAACAAAAAGACTGTGATAGTGTTAAATGCAAAAAAAGAAACATCATATTTATTTTCAGACATATTGAAAATTCAATTTAACAAAATAAACCCCAATAATATGCCTTTTATAATTGCAAACCTCGATGAAAACACAGGACTTCCAAGAATAAGACAACACGCAGCAAATATCAAAAAAGAACTCAAAAATAACGGCATTGAAATTGATGTTATCACCGGTGGGCTTGATGAATATCCGGTAACTGGAAAAAAAGCTGTTGAAGCTTTAAAGGATATTGATGTAGATTTTGTTGTTGTTGCAGGAGTGCCCCATGCACTACCCATAGAAACACTGAATGCAGAGACTTTAGCAATAACAGACGGTCCGAGACTTGTTAAGCCCTTAAAAGAGTTAGGTTACACCCATGTTGTCACAGAACTTGATGCACATGCTAAAACCTTAGGTGTGCATGAAATTGTGGGTTCAGATTTTGGTGATGCAGTAAAAAAAGTCCTGAATAAAAAAATAGATTAA
- the sfsA gene encoding DNA/RNA nuclease SfsA, whose protein sequence is MIIKNLIKGKFVERPNRFTVTFKYNNKIENAHLRDPGRLKELLIDNADLILRPALNTENRKTKFDVIGVLKENLWVLINSGFHESMAADLIDSQTINEFKGYSVEKREYTYGKSRIDFLLSAEKSAKMLVEVKGCTLVEEGLAKFPDAPTSRGKRHVKELIKARKKGFNASILFLITCEDAKFFSPNFKMDPHFSNALKEAYKKGVNIIAYSFKNKYKKGILEIKPFKRIKIGFKSLI, encoded by the coding sequence ATGATAATCAAAAATTTAATAAAGGGAAAATTTGTAGAGAGGCCTAACCGATTCACCGTAACGTTCAAATACAATAATAAAATTGAAAATGCACATTTAAGAGATCCTGGAAGACTTAAAGAACTCTTAATTGATAATGCAGACTTGATTTTAAGGCCCGCCTTAAATACTGAAAATAGGAAGACTAAATTTGATGTAATAGGCGTTTTAAAGGAGAATTTGTGGGTATTAATAAACTCTGGGTTTCATGAGAGTATGGCTGCCGATTTAATTGATTCACAAACTATAAACGAATTTAAAGGTTATTCTGTTGAAAAAAGAGAGTACACTTACGGTAAAAGCAGAATTGATTTTCTGCTTTCAGCTGAAAAGAGTGCAAAAATGCTGGTTGAAGTTAAAGGATGCACGCTGGTTGAGGAGGGATTGGCCAAATTTCCAGATGCACCAACTTCAAGAGGTAAAAGACATGTTAAAGAACTCATAAAAGCCAGAAAAAAAGGATTTAATGCATCGATATTATTTTTAATAACCTGTGAGGATGCAAAATTCTTTTCTCCGAATTTCAAGATGGATCCCCATTTTTCAAATGCTTTAAAGGAAGCATATAAAAAAGGAGTTAACATAATTGCTTATTCATTTAAAAATAAATACAAAAAAGGAATTTTGGAAATAAAACCTTTTAAAAGAATTAAAATAGGTTTTAAATCTTTAATTTAA